The following DNA comes from Macaca thibetana thibetana isolate TM-01 chromosome 14, ASM2454274v1, whole genome shotgun sequence.
aaacatttaaatctaAAGTGCTATTTTACAGGTGTTCGGGAATTGATGAATTACATAAATTTTGAAGGAAGGTCTTGTTTAACCCATCATACTCTTTGTAAatgatggaaaataaaagaaggaatgaGGAGGATGAATTTGTGGCTTCTGTGCGGTGGAAGTAGGCCTGGGTATGTAACCTACAAAATCCATGTCCCCACAGGGCAATGAGGTTCTACGGGCACAGATGATCGGGAATGAGTATAGGAAGCTGCATCCAGTTctccataaagaagaaaaacaacatttaGAGAGATGAACAAGGAGTACCAAGAGATTTTTCAGCAACTCCAGAGAAGTTGGATCAATATGGATCAAAAGAGTAAACACTTGAAAGAAATGTATCAGGAACTAATGGAAATGTGTCATAAACCAGATGTGGAGCTGCTCTACATAAGAACTAAGGGTGACCCTTGAGGCAATTTATGTTAGCTGGCCTTTATATCTTTGCTTTCCATCAAGTACCAAAGACATTATTTCTTCATCTCCTGCATTGATGATGGAGTCATTCCCATGGATTACAGAGATAAACTATAACTCCTAACCTAATCATGGAAAGAGAGCTTTATGGAATTGTGCAATTAGATTTCCATAGAAACATTTTCTACCACAAGTTTTCTCCTCTAGCACATTTCATTCaaaccctggaagaaaaaaaatcatttgaaaattcaATTTTTGTCTCCATTGGATAATACATAGAAATTAGGGAAAAACTAACATTTCCTTCTTCCCCCTTTTGGGAAGGCCTACGTTTGAAATGCTCCTGATTTGAGCCACATTATCCTATGGGGACTAGGCCTGAAAAAGACCACTTTGTAGACAGCTGCAGCAATGCGCAGTCACTACTCAcacctttctctctcactcaaATTCAGGGTCCTGAATTTATCAGAAATAGATTCTGTCAACAGGTCTTACTGGTATAATTGTTAGAGAtgagaatacatttaaaaagggTTGCAGTGATAGTATGTGATAATTCTAAAGTTTTCAAAACCTTAAGACTACATGGGCAGAATaacaacttttttgtttgtttgtttgtttggtccTCAACAGTGAAATACTAGCTAATACTGGATGTCTAATTTGCAAGAAGAAGACCAACATACAAAGAAAGAGCCTTTTGACTAAGCATAAGGGGttatgacagaaataaaaaacgtTTCTAGAAATGATGAGACAGAAGCTAACCACCAAAATTACTCATGTGGGGAATATTGCCATAATAACCAACGAATGCATCTTTTACATGCTGGGAAGAGTTTTCTTAGGACTTCTTAATATTCTTAGGACTAGCaccagaaaaaagcaaaaacatctgGATAAGACTGAATAAAAATTCTTTTCAGGTCCAGACACAGAGCCTTattatgcctttaatcccagcctttcggaggctgatgcaggaggaaggcttgaatccaggagtccaagatgagcctggacaacACTGAGATACCCTATttctataaaagtaaatttttaaaaacttagccaggcagggtggcacacctctgtggttccagctacttaggaggttgaggcaggaggatcacttgagcttaggagtttgatgCTACAGTGAACCATAATTGTTCCACTGCattccattctgggcaacagagctagaacttttctcaaaaccaaccaacaaataaaaaaaaggtattttatttcagcatattttatttgtatgcatttgcatgtgcacatatatatgtgtgagtgttGATGTATTTTAGCGTAGAAGACAAGTTTTAAGTCATTAGATGGATGACAGTTTAAGCTTACATCCCCAAACTGTAGCATGTGTTAGAATTATCCAAAGGGCTTGCTTTATAGCTATTTCTAAACCCCATCCTATAAAGCTAATTGTAACTACAGAcatctaaataattatttatgttagGTATATAAGAGATACTTATCTGAGAGCATATTCTTATAGAATCAAAGACTTCCTTTTCAATAGAAGCTTATTCTCATTAACAAATGGccataaaatgttttttcaaaagatgatacttttaaaaataatatcagaggctgggcgtggtggctcaagcctgtaatcccagcactttgggaggccgaggcgggcagatcatgaggtcaggagatcgagaccatcgtggctaacacagtgaaacccccatctctactaaaaaatacaaaaaattagccaggtgaggtggtggacgcgggtagtcccagctactcgggaggctgaggcaggagaatggcgtgaacccgggaggcagagcttgcagcgagctgagatccggtcactacactccagcttgggcgacagagcgaaactccatctcaaaataaataaataaataaataaataaataaataaataaatataatatcagCAAGATTTACCATTAAAATCTCCAAGCGATTTAGTCCTTCTGACATTTTTCTGTACATGTTTTTGTCTATATCCACtttgtttatacttttaaaaaatattttccaaaataaatcgtatttatttattgtattttaaagctcaaaatgtatttaaacattttattaatttaggcTTTTTCAAATAATATCTTGTTATTTGATATGTTCAGTTAATTACTAGTTGGTAACTGTagatataaagtttttaaatggcaGAAGTCTACTTTATAAATTATGAAGCCTAAGATTGTCAAACCCTAATTTGATCAATGCacaatttatattatattgtatgttacaaatatgtgcaatttttacatatttattaaaaaataaaaatttaaaaattatttttcaaataagttgTCATTTAAATAAAGGTTTTATTGGATTAGTTTGAATTTagtaaaaatgctttaaataaaatCACCTGAATGTTTTTTCTGCACAGTACCGATTTCATTTCcctacatttaaaattaaatcagcCATAGGTGCCAGACATTGAGGCTctacttctctttttctaaaaccATCCATCATCATCATTAGCATTTTGATCTTCAAATCTAAAAGGTGGTAGAAATTGATCGGCACTGAAGGGATTTATGTTGATGAGCAAGGTGAGATGGTAGCAGAACCTAGATTTCAGTGAAGGAAGGGCAGAAGTTATCAAAGAATGGAATGATGTATATTCAAATATCATATAAAAATACTATCAGATGTGGGAGCAGAAATGAAAGTAGATTTGGGGCCCCAGAAAATCAAACATGATTTTGCCATGTGGGTTTTGTTTAACAATCAATGacaaaagccaggcatggtggctctcacaggtaatcccagcgctttcggaggccgaggcaggcggatcactagatgtcaggagtttgagaccagcctggccaacatggtgaaaccgtgtctctactaaaaatacaaaatcagccaggcatggtggcacatgcctgtaatctcaacaacTCGGGactctgagacaggagaatcatttgaaactgggagacagaggttgcgttgagccaagatcatgccattgcactccagcctggacgacagagggtgactccatctcaaaaaaaaaaaaaaatcaatcaaccaATAACAAGATAAACCAGCACTAACCAGAACTAGAGGGTGTTTGTAGAGGATTATTTATAGAGATTAGACATTGAGTTGATTTAATCAGTGGTGGAAAGGTAAATCCTTTCATTGATACTCTGTACCGCAgaaagctaatcagggaggggaTTTAAGGATCCTATAATACATTGGCCTCCAAAAAGCAAGGCCTATTATTTATAGAGGCATTTGGAATTTGCTAGACTGTGGACATCTCAAAGAATAGCATCTGTTATCCAGAAAGCCCAGAGGACAGGGAACTCCTGAATCAAACGCATGAATTTTCCTGCAAGCACTTTTCAGACCAGTTATAGAATATTCAGGTGAGTATCTCCTTTAATTTTGGTTCTTTGTTTATACAAATTGTGAACTTCTGGAGGGACAGTCCTAGATATTATACAGTTTTATCTATAGCATGATATCTAGAATTTAATTGGAAACCTTTAttgtaaaatatgaaaagttCTATGCTGTCTGTAACTTCAGGGTGCATGCAGCGTTGGTCGTCTGCAAAGTTTTCAAAGTGCTCAAAGgcacttttttattttcctaatattccattgaagtttttatttatgtaatagtatttttaatttacaaaatctattttcttgtttGAATGTTCTTTTCAAAGCCTCTTGttattttttgatatatataatgaatatatatagtctgatatatttatattctattttatggaataTTACATGTATGACTTTGTGAaggttataaatttttatttttttcattttttattttttatgtcacaaaaattttaaaaaattaagaattcatATAGCTTCACAAAGTCACAGGAGTCCATACATTATGTTTAAGATCAAAACTTACCCTCAAATGGTTCAAGGATAAAAGGATGTCTTAAACTTCTAAGTATTTCGTAAGTGATGatgacaaaaagtaaaaagtaaacaaataaaagatgtaTTCTAACACAGAAAAGGGGGCAATCACATACAATCGACAcggttaatttttttgagacaggatctcagtgTTGCCTAGTCTGAAGTGCCCTGatgcaatcaaggctcactgaagtcttgacttcctgtgctcaagccgtcctctcacctcagcctccagagtagctgggactacgggcactaCAAGTGTGGGCCtggttacatttttgtttttctagagatggggtctccctatgttgcccaggctggtcttaaactccgcacctcaagcaattttcctgcttcagccgcccaaagtgttgaaattacaggcgtgagccactgtgcctggccctatatAAATTCTTAGTTttcccagtttctttctttctgtctttttttaagagatgggggtttctcacttgttgcccaggcttatcttgaactcctgagttcaagtgatcctcccagcttagactcctaaagtgctgggattacaggaatgagcctccatgcctggtcACAGTTTCATCATGGAAGTAATGGAACAGCAAGCATAAAATGACCTCATAGAGCTTTAAGGAGAAAAATACGATATTAATAATAAGTGTAAAACATTTGCATATTAGTTTCCCGGAACTGCTGTTgtaggggtggcctgcccctccacacctgtgagTCTATCTTGTCAGGTGcgatgagagactgagaaaagaaataagacacagagacaaagtatagagaaacagTGGGTCCAGGAGACCGGCACTCAGCATACCAGTGACCTGCactggcaccggtctctgagttccctccaGTTTTactgattattattttcattatctcagcAAGAGGAATGCGGTAGGAGAGCAGGGTGATAATAGGGAGAAGGTCAGGAAGAAAACATGTGAGCCAAGGAATCTGTGTCACAATTAAGTTCAAGGGGAGGTACCATGCCTGGATGTAcacgtaggccagatttatgtttcTCTCCACTCAAACATCTCAGTGAGTAAAGAATAACAAAGCAACATTGCTGCCAACATGTCTCGCCTCCCGCCATGGGGCAGttattctcctatctcagaactgaacaaatgtacaatcgggttttataccAAGGCGCTCCgttcccaggggcaggcaggagacagtggccttcctccatctcaactgcaagaggctttcctcttttactaattcacttcagcacagaccctttacgggtgtCGGGCTGGGGTACGGTCAGGTCtttctgaacccaggaggccatatttcagactatcacatggggagaaaccttggacaatacccggCTTTccaaggcagaggtccctgcggctttTCGCAGTGCATTGTGCCCTGGTGAGGACTAGAGAATGgcaatgacttttaccaagcatactgctcgtaaacattttgttaagaaggcacatcctgcacagccctagatcccttCAACCTTGATTCCATGCAACACATGTTTCTGTAAGCACAAGGTTGGGGCAAAGTGGCTGGGGCAAAGTTACAAATTAACAACATCTCAGCAAAGCAATTGTTTAaggtacagatcaaaatggaatttcttatgtctttcttttctacGTAGACACAGTAATAGTCTgatctccctttcttttccctacagCTATAATAAACTATCAGAGATAAAACAATAATTTGCTCTTTCACATGCTGaaagactaaaatttaaaatcaacatGTTGACAGAGTTGGTTCCCACTGGGGATTCTGAGGGGAAATCCAGCCACTCCCTGTCtgctagcttctggtggctgatGGGAACCTTTAGCTTTCATTGGCTTGTGGCAGCCTAGTTCCCCTGagctctgtctctgcctctgtctccacatGTCTGTCTAGGTGTCTAAgacattccttttatttcttctatagTGATACCAGTCATTGGACTTAGGCCCCACCCTAAATCCTAAATCCAGACTAATCTCATTGGGAGATTATCGAggtaattacatctgcaaagatcctattttccaaaggtcatattcacaggtttcaggggTTAGGACTTAGACATATATTTTGGGGGGGCCACTCTTTAACttgcacttttaaaaaaatgcctggCTCATAAAAGagccacaataaaacaaaaacacaactgtatttttattttcactgctgTAGACGCATCATCCTAACCTTTACAATTGGGAAGACAGCACTTCTTTTCCGAAATTCAGATTCTGAATATTCCACATCTCTTTTCTAATGTCAATTCTATGTGACTTACCCTTTTTCTGAGTTAGAATacatcttatatttatttatctattgattTTTTATACTCATCACTTACAATATGTGTGGAAATTTGACATCTTTTAATCCCTGAACCAATTCAGAGTATGTTTTGATGTTAAACACAAAGTatgaaatcaaatatttttcaagttttttttactttcctttgtAAATGTTACTTTTCTCTTAATTACTCTCCTGTTAtattattaagttttttttagGAGATTgatgaaatgacttttttttctgattttttagattaaaaattcAATAACTTTCAAGTTTACCCTCTTAAGTTTTtcacagtttaattttttttataaattttaatttttatttatattttcatttattatggaACAATTTTCCAAAAGTCTTTTTCACATAATAAATTTGATATatgagttattatttattttatcttctacCTCAACTATGGACTTGAATTACTatccaatattttaaaacattttaatctatGTATTGAGGCATTTGTGTTTTGAGGCATGTGACATTATAACTAACATTCTTCATACTTCTAGTGAATTCTTAATGTCATTCAAAGGCTACATCCTTCTATACACTACTGAGAATTAAAAATAGTTCTCAAAAATATTCTCACATACACAGAAACTCATTCTCAGAATTTCAACCTCCACTGGCATCTTAACTCTGTTCTCTTTCCCTTCTAATGCGTATTTTCCCCCGAAGGTCCCATGTTCCACTCTTTATGCACCCTCTATTTAAGATCTGGTTTAATTTCATGTTGTATGTAGTTGTACACAATTTTACTTAAGTGAGGCTTAGTCTTAGAATAGAAGATTATCCTAAAAAGACTAGTGAAAGAGATATGAGAATTTGGAGAATTTGTTGGGAAATCATGTCCCAGAGGAATTATATGTTCCAGAGGAATTTACTTTTtaggttgaaaaataaaaaagcagtagTCATCAACTCTGCCATGTTTTCAAGCTCTATAATGGAAAATGCCAGGTATTTTGGAGGCACTTTCTGAAGGAAGCTGAATTTTCACTGAGGCTTAAAGATGATGAACagttaacaaaacaaaattgaaatgttttataattttcattaaatcCTTGATATTTAAAAGGAGAAGCAGTATGGTTCACAAGAAACCATGCATTCCCATGCATGGATCCTGAAGAATCTATAATTCAGTCTCATCACAGGTTCACATTCCCTCATAAAATGGTAACAGCTGGACGCATGTCTGGAGGAGCTCTTGGGCTTGTCCTATTGTATCTTCAACTTCTCGTCTGTACCTTTAGCTATGGATATTTGGGCTGTGCTTAGAAAATGGCCATACTCAGGGCACTGTAGAATGAACAGTCTTTCCCGTTTAGGCATTTCTCCTTCCACTTTAACTTTTGATCTGTCTTCAGGGCATTTCTGTTATATTAAGCTTCTTAAGTGAGTGGTCTGGTGTTTGTCTTATGCAACTCAATTTAAGAGTGGTTCACCTGAGATCTGGCAGAAagcaggctggggtggggtgtggagaTATTGAATATTGTGCATGTAGCATACGAAAGGCAAATACGGACTTTAATTCAGAAATGggcaatgttttatttatattgttaagAGTAAATTAATTACACAAGGGACATATGGCAAATAGGGtgtaatttctttcattaatccCAATGAAGCAGAgtaactttcctttctttctcctcagaAATACAAAATCACACATACTGCAGGACTTCCAGAAAGAAATAATCCACTGACTCTTAAAAGTAAAGAACTCTGTGTTCTTGCTCTGGTGTCTACATAACCGTGATCTTAGAAGTAAGCCAAAGACATCAAAATGGCTTTGCCTAGAAGCCAAGGCCATTGGTCAAACAAAGACATCTTGAGGTTACTGGAATGCATCGAGAATAATCTCCCATCTGATGGCAACGGCACGTTCAGCTCAATTCAGTCATACATGGACTGGGGAAAAgtagcttttaaaaacttttctggtGAAATGTGCAGGCTCAAATGGTTAGAGATTTCTTGCAGCTTGAGAAAATTTGGCACTTTGAAAGAATTAGTCCTGGAAGCTaagaaatgtgttaaaaatacaaacaaaagtcGAAAAGTCAGGAACCATCCAGACTTTCCAAAGAGGCCCCTTACTGCTTATATCCGCTTCTTCAAGGAGAATTGGCCCCGGTACTCCCAAATGTACCCTGGGATGAGAAGCCAGGAACTGACCAAAATCCTGTCAAAGAAGTACAAGGAACTCCCAGAGCAGatgaaacagaaatatattcaGGATTTCCAGAAGGAAAAGCAAGAATTTGAGGAAAAACTTGCTCGATTTAGGGAAGAACACCCTGATTTAGTCCAGAAGGCCAAGAAATCTGATGTCTCCAAGAGGATTCAAACCAAAGTGCAAAAGAAGGTTCAGAAAAATATGGAAGAAGTGAGGTCTCTTCCAAAAACGGATCAATTTCTCAAGAAGGTAAAATTTCATGGAGAACCTCAGAAACCCCCCATGAATGGATACCACAAATTTCACCAAGATTCCTGGTCAAGTAAGGAGCTGCAACATTTGTCCCTGAGGGAGCGCATGGTAGAGATTGGCAGACGCTGGCAGCGCGTCCCGCAGAGCCAGAAGGATCATTACAAGAGCCAGGCTGAGGAGCTGCAGAAGCAATACAAGGTGAAATTGGATCTCTGGCTTAAGACTTTGTCACCTGAAAATTATGCTGCATACAAAGAATCG
Coding sequences within:
- the UBTFL1 gene encoding upstream-binding factor 1-like protein 1, giving the protein MPAKDIKMALPRSQGHWSNKDILRLLECIENNLPSDGNGTFSSIQSYMDWGKVAFKNFSGEMCRLKWLEISCSLRKFGTLKELVLEAKKCVKNTNKSRKVRNHPDFPKRPLTAYIRFFKENWPRYSQMYPGMRSQELTKILSKKYKELPEQMKQKYIQDFQKEKQEFEEKLARFREEHPDLVQKAKKSDVSKRIQTKVQKKVQKNMEEVRSLPKTDQFLKKVKFHGEPQKPPMNGYHKFHQDSWSSKELQHLSLRERMVEIGRRWQRVPQSQKDHYKSQAEELQKQYKVKLDLWLKTLSPENYAAYKESTYAKGKNMAMTGGPDPRLRQTDPQSSSAKGLQEGFGEGQGLQAAGTDSSQTTWVNCHVSLEPEENRKKDGEEEESSDSSDCSSGEEMEVDV